One Heptranchias perlo isolate sHepPer1 chromosome 5, sHepPer1.hap1, whole genome shotgun sequence DNA window includes the following coding sequences:
- the nanp gene encoding N-acylneuraminate-9-phosphatase isoform X1 has protein sequence MADAVVGLQALLFDLDNTLIDTAGASRQAERQVKNLLKSQYGYEDSVAGLVIQKFNTKLEEHFDSSAEINVDELRTLLLERAIQETNGCEPDHSLAAECYFLWKSTRLQHIHIPDEVKAMLRKLRQSYKLLLLTNGSSTVQWEKINTCLCQQYFDAIVVGGEHEEQKPARSIFQECCRLLGVKPEACVMVGDSLKTDIEGGVNAGLSATIWVNSTNLKPEGESAVPDYTVKSVLDVMDILEDIKSKV, from the exons ATGGCCGATGCGGTAGTCGGGCTTCAAGCGCTGCTTTTCGATTTGGACAACACCCTGATCGACACAGCCGGGGCCAGTAGGCAGGCGGAGCGGCAG gttaagaATCTATTGAAATCACAATACGGTTATGAAGACTCTGTTGCTGGCCTAGTTATTCAGAAGTTTAATACTAAGTTAGAAGAGCATTTTGATTCCTCTGCGGAGATAAATGTCGATGAACTGCGCACATTACTGTTGGAACGGGCTATACAAGAAACAAATGGATGTGAACCAGATCATAGTTTGGCTGCTGAATGTTATTTTCTGTGGAAATCCACAAGGCTCCAACACATCCACATCCCAGATGAGGTGAAGGCTATGCTGAGGAAGCTGCGTCAGTCCTACAAGTTACTTTTATTAACCAATGGGAGCTCCACGGTACAATGGGAGAAAATTAATACTTGCCTGTGCCAGCAATACTTCGATGCAATTGTCGTAGGTGGCGAACACGAGGAGCAGAAACCAGCTCGCTCTATATTCCAGGAATGCTGCAGGCTCCTGGGAGTGAAGCCTGAGGCCTGCGTGATGGTTGGTGACAGTCTAAAGACAGACATTGAAGGCGGGGTGAATGCTGGCCTTAGTGCAACTATCTGGGTAAACAGTACCAATCTAAAGCCTGAAGGAGAAAGTGCAGTGCCTGACTACACTGTGAAATCTGTTCTAGATGTTATGGATATTTTGGAAGACATTAAATCTAAAGTTTAA
- the nanp gene encoding N-acylneuraminate-9-phosphatase isoform X2, translating into MSHIGPHALLRQAAGLSALGQVKNLLKSQYGYEDSVAGLVIQKFNTKLEEHFDSSAEINVDELRTLLLERAIQETNGCEPDHSLAAECYFLWKSTRLQHIHIPDEVKAMLRKLRQSYKLLLLTNGSSTVQWEKINTCLCQQYFDAIVVGGEHEEQKPARSIFQECCRLLGVKPEACVMVGDSLKTDIEGGVNAGLSATIWVNSTNLKPEGESAVPDYTVKSVLDVMDILEDIKSKV; encoded by the exons ATGAGTCACATTGGACCTCATGCCCTGCTGAGACaggcagcaggtctgtcagcacttGGACAG gttaagaATCTATTGAAATCACAATACGGTTATGAAGACTCTGTTGCTGGCCTAGTTATTCAGAAGTTTAATACTAAGTTAGAAGAGCATTTTGATTCCTCTGCGGAGATAAATGTCGATGAACTGCGCACATTACTGTTGGAACGGGCTATACAAGAAACAAATGGATGTGAACCAGATCATAGTTTGGCTGCTGAATGTTATTTTCTGTGGAAATCCACAAGGCTCCAACACATCCACATCCCAGATGAGGTGAAGGCTATGCTGAGGAAGCTGCGTCAGTCCTACAAGTTACTTTTATTAACCAATGGGAGCTCCACGGTACAATGGGAGAAAATTAATACTTGCCTGTGCCAGCAATACTTCGATGCAATTGTCGTAGGTGGCGAACACGAGGAGCAGAAACCAGCTCGCTCTATATTCCAGGAATGCTGCAGGCTCCTGGGAGTGAAGCCTGAGGCCTGCGTGATGGTTGGTGACAGTCTAAAGACAGACATTGAAGGCGGGGTGAATGCTGGCCTTAGTGCAACTATCTGGGTAAACAGTACCAATCTAAAGCCTGAAGGAGAAAGTGCAGTGCCTGACTACACTGTGAAATCTGTTCTAGATGTTATGGATATTTTGGAAGACATTAAATCTAAAGTTTAA